One Malania oleifera isolate guangnan ecotype guangnan chromosome 9, ASM2987363v1, whole genome shotgun sequence DNA segment encodes these proteins:
- the LOC131164758 gene encoding uncharacterized protein LOC131164758, with product MLIQAQSFSPNIARNRRCCAKPMLSRCGSSSLLRKCPFNASRLDRHMSIRFRRRKNWRVLFSASDGLNSGSAMKRKRQVVEHICLLKAKDELSDKEENDMLDYLYTTQYQMRGIIAMSLGRLSDQNVENYTHAVYMRFQIKEDLLKFYENPFYLRVIKEHVMPCIHGLVNVDFESEVEDDILPIFRKGEEFNYGVEFMLLIEFTESTLGESVEDALTSLENLTLEFPSLVVQSTQGLNFNASNKEYTHGVVIRFRSFEAFEIFVGGSEYKDMWRSKFQPFTKKTLSVHFYVDPVGTEIM from the exons ATGCTGATTCAAGCTCAGAGCTTTAGTCCCAACATTGCTCGTAATCGACGTTGTTGCGCGAAACCTATGCTCTCGCGTTGTGGTTCTTCCTCGCTGCTTCGCAAATGCCCCTTCAATG ctTCAAGATTGGATCGACATATGAGTATTCGTTTCCGGAGGAGAAAGAATTGGAGAGTTCTCTTTTCAGCGTCTGACGGCCTGAACTCTGGCAGTGCAATGAAAAGGAAAAG ACAAGTTGTGGAACACATATGTCTGCTCAAAGCGAAGGATGAATTATCTGACAAGGAAGAGAATGATATGCTGGATTATCTTTATACAACCCAATATCAGATGCGTGGAATCATTGCAATGTCATTGG GACGTCTCTCtgatcaaaatgttgaaaattatACACACGCTGTCTACATGCGTTTCCAAATTAAGGAAGACCTTTTGAAGTTCTATGAGAATCCTTTCTACTTGCGAGTTATCAAGGAGCATGTAATGCCTTGCATCCAT GGATTGGTTAAtgtggattttgaatctgaagTAGAAGATGACATCCTTCCTATATTTCGAAAAGGCGAG GAGTTCAACTATGGCGTGGAATTCATGCTTCTGATTGAATTTACTGAGAGCACACTTGGTGAATCTGTAGAAGATGCCTTGACTTCTCTGGAAAATTTGACACTGGAATTTCCATCCCTAGTTGTCCAATCCACACAAG GATTAAATTTTAATGCCAGTAATAAGGAATATACTCATGGGGTTGTGATTCGATTTCGATCAT TTGAGGCGTTTGAGATATTTGTGGGTGGTTCAGAATACAAAGAT ATGTGGAGGTCAAAGTTCCAGCCATTCACCAAGAAAACACTTTCTGTTCATTTTTATGTTGATCCAGTTGGCACAGAGATCATGTAG